A genomic segment from Paenibacillus sp. encodes:
- a CDS encoding 3-oxoacyl-ACP synthase yields MNAKDPVGIAGIGTYLPDTYMTAEELSRRSGLPLAVVTEKMGISRKPIPGPDDHTCEMGIRAAREAMAAAGTAPEEIDLVVYIGEEHKEYPVWTAALRLQEAVGARGAWGFDMSLRCSTALAGIKIAKHMIASDPGIRTVLLAGGYRNVDLIDYANPRTRFMYNLAAGGGAVVLRGGLRRNVLLETCVITDGSFSEDVVVPAGGTKLPLTADALDRRLHCLDVPDPEGMKERLERKSMDNFLQAVRASLSASGYAERDIAYLGLLHMKRSAHEHVLKELGLRDEQSIYLHEYGHVGQFDPILSLQLAEREGRLKDGDVVVLVSAGIGYAWSATTILWGDSA; encoded by the coding sequence GTGAACGCGAAGGACCCTGTCGGCATCGCCGGCATCGGGACGTACTTGCCCGATACTTATATGACCGCGGAAGAGCTCAGCCGCCGCTCCGGTCTGCCCCTCGCCGTCGTGACCGAGAAGATGGGCATCTCGCGCAAGCCGATCCCCGGTCCCGATGACCACACCTGCGAAATGGGCATCCGGGCGGCGCGGGAGGCGATGGCGGCCGCAGGGACGGCGCCGGAGGAGATCGACCTCGTCGTGTACATCGGCGAGGAGCATAAGGAATACCCGGTGTGGACCGCCGCCCTGCGTCTGCAGGAAGCCGTCGGGGCGCGCGGCGCGTGGGGCTTCGACATGTCGCTCCGGTGCAGCACCGCGCTCGCCGGGATCAAAATCGCGAAGCACATGATCGCCTCCGACCCGGGCATCCGGACGGTGCTGCTTGCCGGCGGGTATCGGAACGTCGATTTGATCGATTACGCGAACCCGCGGACGAGATTCATGTACAACTTGGCGGCGGGAGGCGGCGCCGTCGTGCTGCGCGGCGGGCTGCGGCGGAACGTTCTGCTGGAGACATGCGTCATTACGGACGGTTCGTTCTCCGAAGACGTCGTCGTGCCCGCGGGCGGGACGAAGCTTCCGCTGACGGCCGACGCGCTCGACCGCCGGCTCCACTGCCTCGACGTGCCGGATCCGGAAGGCATGAAAGAGCGGCTCGAGCGGAAATCGATGGACAATTTCCTGCAGGCCGTCCGCGCCTCATTGTCGGCGAGCGGCTATGCCGAGCGGGATATCGCGTACCTCGGACTGCTGCACATGAAGCGGTCCGCGCACGAGCATGTGCTGAAGGAGCTGGGCTTACGCGACGAGCAATCGATTTATCTGCACGAATACGGCCATGTCGGCCAGTTCGATCCGATTTTATCGCTGCAGCTGGCGGAGCGCGAAGGAAGGCTGAAGGACGGCGACGTCGTCGTCCTCGTCAGCGCCGGCATCGGCTACGCTTGGAGCGCGACAACTATTTTGTGGGGGGATTCCGCATGA
- a CDS encoding branched-chain amino acid ABC transporter permease — protein sequence MESFINLFLNGLATGMLIFLLAAGLTLIFGLMDVLNFAHGGLFAWGAYAGAAAFASTGSLAAAVGAALVAGAALGFALERFIIKPVYGNHIQQILITLGVMIVLGELLKVVWGPNPLSSGVPSWLQGSWSFGGIVLIKYRLFIIAVGLVVLTALHLVMTRTKLGLIVRAGVANKEMVQALGIDIKKVFAVVFMLGCAIAAVGGALFGPYSGVIYAEMGLEFGILAFIVVVIGGMGNLLGSAFASLLVGLSGAFMAYFLPELSLAVNMLLMVAVLLFKPSGLFGVKS from the coding sequence ATGGAATCGTTTATCAATTTATTTCTGAACGGGCTCGCCACGGGCATGCTGATCTTCCTGCTGGCGGCCGGTCTCACGCTCATCTTCGGGCTCATGGACGTGCTCAACTTCGCCCACGGCGGATTGTTCGCCTGGGGCGCTTACGCCGGCGCGGCCGCGTTCGCTTCGACCGGCAGCCTCGCGGCGGCGGTCGGGGCCGCGCTCGTCGCGGGCGCCGCGCTCGGCTTCGCGCTGGAGCGATTCATCATCAAGCCGGTGTACGGCAATCACATCCAGCAAATATTGATCACGCTCGGGGTCATGATCGTGCTCGGCGAGCTGCTGAAGGTCGTCTGGGGACCGAACCCGCTGTCGTCCGGCGTGCCCTCCTGGCTGCAAGGGAGCTGGAGCTTCGGCGGCATCGTGCTGATCAAGTACCGGCTGTTCATTATCGCTGTCGGTCTCGTCGTGCTCACCGCCTTGCACCTCGTCATGACGCGCACGAAGCTCGGGCTCATCGTCCGCGCCGGCGTGGCGAATAAGGAAATGGTGCAGGCGCTCGGCATCGACATCAAGAAGGTGTTCGCGGTCGTCTTCATGCTCGGGTGCGCGATCGCCGCCGTCGGCGGAGCGCTGTTCGGCCCGTACTCCGGCGTCATCTACGCGGAGATGGGGCTCGAGTTCGGCATTTTGGCCTTTATCGTTGTCGTGATCGGCGGGATGGGCAATTTGCTCGGCTCGGCGTTCGCGTCGCTGCTCGTCGGCCTCTCGGGCGCGTTCATGGCGTACTTTTTGCCGGAATTGTCGCTCGCCGTCAATATGCTGCTGATGGTCGCCGTACTTTTATTTAAGCCGTCGGGCTTGTTCGGGGTGAAATCATGA
- a CDS encoding branched-chain amino acid ABC transporter permease yields MPKAKTRQSLLRTPDWAAAAVALALAAFPLLTDSNSTLIMMTHIFIMGAFAMSYDILLGYTGIVSFGHAMFFGIGAYAVAIMMDRFGASGGILLLALLIAVILAAAVSYVVGMLSLRLKSHFYAMLTLAFAGLFLVGAQKWRSLTGGNDGFTFPIPDALKDRQTFYFLSLAFLIVVFLLLRRFTQSPVGRVLQAIRENEARAGSLGYAVLHYKVIASVVAGVVAALCGGLHVMTLRFVNAAVFSTEVTLDALLMTIIGGVGTLYGSLIGAGIIELAHEGLTDLAKVHWIFERWLILFGLVYIVVVMLFPLGLVGTVKKWRAQLQKKHSR; encoded by the coding sequence ATGCCGAAAGCGAAGACAAGGCAGTCTCTGCTGCGTACGCCCGACTGGGCGGCCGCGGCGGTCGCGCTGGCGCTCGCCGCGTTCCCGCTGCTGACCGATTCCAACAGCACGCTCATCATGATGACGCATATTTTCATCATGGGCGCATTCGCGATGAGCTACGACATCCTGCTCGGCTACACGGGCATCGTGTCGTTCGGCCACGCGATGTTTTTCGGCATCGGCGCGTACGCCGTCGCGATTATGATGGATCGCTTCGGCGCCTCCGGCGGCATACTGCTGCTGGCGCTGTTGATCGCGGTGATCCTGGCGGCCGCCGTCAGCTATGTCGTCGGCATGTTGTCGCTTCGGCTGAAAAGCCATTTCTACGCGATGCTGACGCTCGCGTTCGCGGGGCTGTTTTTGGTCGGGGCGCAAAAGTGGCGGTCGCTCACCGGCGGCAACGACGGCTTTACGTTCCCGATTCCGGACGCGCTGAAGGATCGCCAAACGTTTTACTTTTTGTCGCTCGCGTTCCTGATCGTCGTCTTCCTGCTGCTGCGCCGGTTTACGCAATCGCCGGTCGGCCGCGTGCTGCAGGCGATCCGCGAGAACGAAGCGCGCGCCGGTTCGCTCGGGTACGCCGTGCTCCACTACAAAGTAATAGCGAGCGTCGTCGCCGGCGTCGTCGCCGCGCTGTGCGGCGGGCTGCACGTCATGACGCTGCGGTTCGTGAACGCCGCCGTATTCTCGACCGAGGTGACGCTCGATGCGCTGCTCATGACGATCATCGGCGGCGTCGGCACCTTGTACGGCAGCTTGATCGGCGCGGGCATCATCGAGCTTGCGCACGAAGGGCTGACGGACCTCGCGAAGGTGCACTGGATTTTCGAGCGCTGGCTCATTTTGTTCGGACTCGTGTACATCGTCGTCGTCATGCTGTTTCCGCTCGGCCTCGTCGGCACCGTGAAGAAATGGCGTGCGCAGCTGCAGAAAAAACATTCGAGGTGA
- a CDS encoding ABC transporter ATP-binding protein has translation MTLLNVESIETYIDQYHILQGVSFEARAGEITVLFGRNGAGKTTTLRTIMGLTPAAKGRVSFKGEPIQALPTHRIARLGIGFVPEDQGIFGDLTVEENIRVAMRAADDESLRRLEWMLELFPDLRAFWKRKGGNLSGGQKQMLSIARAYVNDNELLLIDEPSKGLAPIVVGKLMEAIQQMKEKTTVVLVEQNYVMASRIGDRFYIIDDGRTVHSGAMAELTGDDAAKRKYLGIA, from the coding sequence ATGACGCTTCTTAACGTCGAATCGATCGAGACGTATATCGATCAGTACCATATTTTGCAAGGCGTGTCGTTCGAGGCGCGGGCGGGGGAAATCACCGTGCTGTTCGGGCGCAACGGCGCGGGCAAAACGACGACGCTGCGCACGATCATGGGGCTGACCCCGGCGGCGAAAGGGAGGGTATCGTTCAAAGGCGAGCCGATCCAGGCGCTGCCGACGCACCGGATCGCGAGGCTCGGCATCGGGTTCGTGCCGGAGGATCAAGGCATCTTCGGCGATTTAACGGTCGAGGAAAACATCCGGGTCGCGATGCGCGCCGCCGACGACGAGTCGCTGCGCCGGCTCGAGTGGATGCTCGAGCTGTTCCCCGATCTCCGCGCGTTCTGGAAGCGGAAGGGCGGCAACTTAAGCGGCGGACAAAAGCAAATGCTGTCGATCGCGAGAGCGTACGTGAACGACAACGAGCTGCTGCTCATCGACGAACCGAGCAAGGGGCTCGCGCCGATCGTCGTCGGAAAGCTGATGGAAGCCATTCAGCAGATGAAGGAAAAAACGACGGTGGTGCTCGTCGAGCAAAATTACGTCATGGCGAGCCGCATCGGCGACCGGTTTTACATCATCGACGACGGCCGCACCGTGCACAGCGGGGCGATGGCGGAGCTGACGGGGGACGACGCGGCGAAGCGGAAATATCTCGGCATCGCGTAG